The DNA segment GATTCTATAAagtatgttatatatgtatataaatgatcagctcgGTGAGCTgactatgtccgtctgtctgaatATATGCGAGCTAGTCCATCAGATTTTGAGTAATCGCTCTCAAATTTGGTTCACGTGCTTTTCTCTctaagaagctgttcatttgtcggaatacaaactgatagatcaaaattaagttcttgtgtgaaagagttttttatttgtctagatatcttcaagaaattcggcATGTATTTTTGCCCAAGTCCACGCTACAATATAAGAGGAAATTTTCTAAATcgtatagtgttccgatatatTGGTtccttaaaatttataaaaatattttaccatattttcattttccaggTAAAGGTGATCGACACACCCAACCTCAATAAGAAAAGCGACGATAACCTGCAACATGCGGGAGAAGGTCCGAAGGAGAGCTTATTACAAGGTCCTTTAGTCGAATTTCCTAACAAAATAAGCATACAAGAAAATAATGACAATCGTATTGACGAACCCGCCGTTGAAGCACAATCTGGCGGTGGTGATGACGATGATCGTGTGGCTTTGGAAGCAGCGGTAGTAAACCCGCGGGTGGTGCCAGGCAccaacaatattttaattacagaTTATATCAATAATATGGATGCTAAGTTGGTAGCGCAAAAACAGCATTTCCATGGTGCAACAAATGAACGGCAAACTGCCGTTGTAGCCGCTTTTAGGCATTCATGGAATGGCTATAAAAAATACGCTTGGGGTCATGACAATCTAAAACCGTTGTCGCAGAGCTCACACGATTGGTTCGGTTTGGGTTTGACCATTGTGGACTCATTGGACACCATGTACATAATGGGTTTGGAGGATggtaagttaaattttttatatatagtatttaaatattttgtaaacattcTTCTATATCAACAGAATTCAATGAGGGTCGCGAGTGGGTCAGCAATTTCTTGACATTTGACATCAATCGTGATGTGAATCTCTTCGAGGTGACAATACGTGTCTTGGGTGGTTTGCTCTCGGCTTATCATCTGAGCGGCGATAAAATGTTTCTGAGCAAGTCggtgcgttgttgttgtagtgtatTTCAGATTTAAACATAAttatctaaatatatttgttattttataaaagatcGAATTGGGCAATCGCATGCTGCCATGCTTCCTCTCCCCCTCGGGCATACCATATTCGGATGTAAATCTTGCCTCAATGTCAGCGCATTCACCCAAATGGTCGCCGGACAGTTCAACTAGCGAGGTTAGCACAATACAATTGGAATTCCGCGATCTCAGTCGTTCGACTAACATATCGATTTACGAAAAAGTAAGTTTTTGACATAACATAAGCTGTACAAAACCTCAAACTCgctttttcttttattgctaACAGGTAACGCATGCAGTTAATAAGAAAGTGCATGCTTTGGAGAAAACTAACGGTCTTGTGCCGATATTTATAAATGCCAACACCGGCACATTCAGAAATTACGCCACAATCTCACTGGGCGCACGTGGTGACTCCTATTATGAGTATCTGCTAAAGCAGTGGCTACAGACCGGGCGGAAAACCGACGATTTGTAagtatttccattatttttctacaatttttatataaaagatcGCCTAATTCACTTTTCCGCCTCCGCACAGCCTCATTGTGGACTATATGCGCGCCATTGACGGTGTGCTCACGAAGCTGTTGCGTCGTACGCCCAAAGAGCAGCACGTCTACATTGGCGAATTGATTAATGGCAAAGATTTCAAGCCTAAAATGGATCATCTCACGTGCTATCTGCCCGGCACACTGTTGCTGGGCCACAAATTCGGCATGCCCACCTCACATTTGTTGCTCGCACGTGATCTGCTCGAAACCTGCTATCAAACGTACATGCGTCAGCCGACTCAGCTGGCGCCCGAAATATCCTACTTCGCGCTCACCACCAATGAAGAGCAGGAGATTTACGTGAAACCCAATGATGCGCACAATCTACTACGTCCCGAATTCGTAGaaagtttatattatttctatgcCTTAACCGGCAATCGCACCTACCAGGATATGGGCTGGAATATATTCCAAGCATTCGAGAAGCACACCAAAGTGGCCTACGGTTACACGTCCATTGGCAATGTGAAGCATATATTCAATACAAGACTGCGTGATATGATGGAGAGCTTTTGGTTGGGTGAAACGCTTAAGTATTTCTATCTATTATTTAGCGATAATCGCAAAGAGATCGATTTAGATAAATGGGTAATCAATTCCGAGGCACATTTGGTGCCCTTGCGGAATCATTAAGTTCGTGCTGTTGCTTGCATGTGGGTACGcgtgcgtgcatgtgtgtgtgtatgtgaaacGTTTGTACGTAACCATGACTATTTTAAAGCGAATCGAAATGAGTTGACACAACtcgcattgtaaatatttacaacaaccaTTATTTATACAACACTAGCATGCAATCAAATTTGTCGCATAACAACAAactactttatatatttatataaatgtatgcttgtatgccaacgatattatttattactatttttaaataatttataaagtgaactaactgaaaaaaatgtgAACGACTAGCGAAGAAAATGCGCACGATCTCCGTTAGTTcttaattatgaaataattaaataattagaaGAATACCAAAAGAGAAGCGTTGCTCTTATATTAGAACCAGATTGTCACAGACCGCAAAATATGCATCTACGCTCGCCGCACTCGCCGTGAGAgaaagttttttaagtttttttttaaataacttggGGAAAATACCCAAAATCACAGTTTGATAACgtttcggaaaaaaaatttatattttttaattacattcagGCGTTATACAGATTGTTCATAGTTAAAAATGGTATAGCTGATTTTAATAATGCTTCAAATTTCGCGAAATAAGTAATTGTTTGTCTATAAATGCGCGGCCTTGGAATTagtaggaaaatattttttataaatttaaaaaaagttttataaaacgGCTTCTCTTCCTCATACGTGCAAAATTAGcgtaatttttaacaaatttatttctttcttgCTTTCAGAGCGCATTTTTAGCTTCAGTTCCGATTTTTTTTGGTACTGAGATATGCCAAaacttgttttgaaattttatttcaacataaaaaaGATTCAGTCTATACATCTATAATGTAAtgggtaaaaaataattgtagaaAGTGCACTATGCACGCCTAGAACCAAAACTCAACGGATAAGagataatataattattattaacatatttttatcgCACTTGCAGTAAATAaaagggaaaaatatttaatttcataataaataaataaccgtATACGGCTAAAAATTTCTGTatgtacaatacatacatatataaaagccCACGTGACTCGCGCTATAGACTCGTTTTCTTAGACAATGCGCGCGCATTATTGTTGTATATTCAAGCGGCAATAAGGTGGCGCCGCCACATACGTAAGTTGCATGCGCATTCGCTGTCTAATAAATCGAGCCCTACAACAGAATTGacccaattttaaattaaataaactattttttgtagtttttaagtattttaaatattctagttgcaaaaatattcaagttgatattatttttttcatagaaaattttaaattttccaacttCTTCGTATTGAAGTTGATAAAAAATAACGGCAAATTATACTGtaatttaatactaaaattaatataaatagtcccaaaaatcttaacaaaaataatttttaactttataatTCTTAACACAGGATTGAAAAGAGAGTAAATCGCAAtcccaaaaaattcaaaaaacctagatttaaattttctaaacaaaatcagaccttaaaactgaaaatttagttTCTAAACCAAGCTATTGGGATtaagaatttgattttaaatttttatattagaaaaatcGCAACCTAAATAACCAAAAATCTACAATTCACTATGCATGTAAATCTTATCTGGCCTAAATATCATAAGAAATAGAGTAGAGTAACGTGGCATAATCACCAACATGAACAACAtcaaacaatttcaacaagtacaaaaaaaaacggtaaaacagaaaatatagtAGTAGacaacttaaatatttgctcAATTGCgctatagatatatgtatgtatttatgtgcaaACATTATAAAGCTATAACGTAAATACTTACTGACGCAACTCAAAagccagaaaaattaaaaataacataagtaaacaagaaaaatttgtgtattttaaatattcagaAAGTAAGCAGGCCAGCAATAGAGGTAAAGCATTTCATTtcggcaaaaatatttattagcaatatacttattattatttaaaagcaaatattatttcgctaaacatttcaaaattattactttactaaacacttgaaaaaatattatttcttcgtATATGTCTGGttcttaagatttttttttcatatttaaatcaataattcttTAGCagtgttttgaaaaagtaaaacttGAAGAGAAACTGCCACATAACCTCAAACATACCAACAACTCCAGTAATACTTTTAATATACAATGcaaaaatttgctttcttttataaaattaaaaagtatgtaaagaaatacataatgtaaaaataatcgtATCTAACCTTACTTATGGCTAGGTACATAGTGGAACGAcgcatattttaacaaaaaaaaaaacagaaattaactTTAATCGTAGTGGAATCGCCGTTTCTGATCATGTCTAACActtattcacacatacacatttattgtatttatattatttctttaaaattttcttcaacgCCGCTCTACTATGTGCTTGGTCTAGTTTTCTACTTCATGTctcattgaaaattgtttttgtactttGTTTAAAAGAATCTCAGTTATATGTAATTGGCATTTGCTTATATAGCaatctaaattaattattaacaaaattatttttatttaaaattaatattttataaaaaaaaaattattttaaattattaaaaatatttaaattaaaaaaatttgttaaaaaaaaaattattttaaataaaaaaaaattaaaaataaaaattttattaaaaaaatgttaaataaataaaaaatattaattttattttatttcaaataaataaaaataaaaattttatttaaaatattaaaaaaatgtctgtcAACTAAAAGGTTGTTAGTTTTTGTAGTCTTAAAGCAGGCACAAATAACGGTTTATAGcaagtatatgtttgtatgtttattattatgtgCTTTTGcgtttctttaaatatttttattacttaatcataaatagaaaacaataaaattgtcttattaaaaactgaaaagtgtttaatatttaccaaatacatatttatatgtaaacgAAAAGGAGGAAAATTGAGGTTAGCAAATTTCAGTGTTGAAAAAGCTGAAGAATTATCGCTTAGTATCACGTTGGTGGagcttaaaataattaaaaagtggtTTTCTATAAGGGCTTGCACTTTGGAAGATTCACAGGTCCTTGCGAATTAGATTGAGTTGTCGAAGAATGTAAGGACATTAATGAACTCTAAGCAGAATACAAATAATACTTACTTATTGGTAATTAGTAGGTTCCTTGgtacaaaaaaagttcgagttcgtagcgcccacaaatcgccattaaccgaaaacatataaagtgccataactaagcaccaaataaagatataaaactcatatttggcacaAGAGATCGCA comes from the Bactrocera neohumeralis isolate Rockhampton chromosome 2, APGP_CSIRO_Bneo_wtdbg2-racon-allhic-juicebox.fasta_v2, whole genome shotgun sequence genome and includes:
- the LOC126766699 gene encoding endoplasmic reticulum mannosyl-oligosaccharide 1,2-alpha-mannosidase; the encoded protein is MDKGDHISVTLSGVGVNDTEEDSLTTKQPQRRSLRRSWNQLPRCQRNLIILAVLALCLTLVLVLYNDQIDAEHNRVIGNNGGAFLFRENREVANSESLVQNGLSNGMNALDAGNLNNLKKPLPNIGPPPLSFTNDNAPVFKDVKVIDTPNLNKKSDDNLQHAGEGPKESLLQGPLVEFPNKISIQENNDNRIDEPAVEAQSGGGDDDDRVALEAAVVNPRVVPGTNNILITDYINNMDAKLVAQKQHFHGATNERQTAVVAAFRHSWNGYKKYAWGHDNLKPLSQSSHDWFGLGLTIVDSLDTMYIMGLEDEFNEGREWVSNFLTFDINRDVNLFEVTIRVLGGLLSAYHLSGDKMFLSKSIELGNRMLPCFLSPSGIPYSDVNLASMSAHSPKWSPDSSTSEVSTIQLEFRDLSRSTNISIYEKVTHAVNKKVHALEKTNGLVPIFINANTGTFRNYATISLGARGDSYYEYLLKQWLQTGRKTDDFLIVDYMRAIDGVLTKLLRRTPKEQHVYIGELINGKDFKPKMDHLTCYLPGTLLLGHKFGMPTSHLLLARDLLETCYQTYMRQPTQLAPEISYFALTTNEEQEIYVKPNDAHNLLRPEFVESLYYFYALTGNRTYQDMGWNIFQAFEKHTKVAYGYTSIGNVKHIFNTRLRDMMESFWLGETLKYFYLLFSDNRKEIDLDKWVINSEAHLVPLRNH